The stretch of DNA ATCTTGAGCAAGGCCTTGCCCACGGCCTTGATGTAGCGCTTATGGGCTTCCTCTTCGCTGAGCTTCTCCGGCAGCGAGTCGAGCAGGTCCGACAAAGTGTCGAAGGCGAGGTAGGGGTTGATGGCCTCGGCTCCGTAGCCGGCGAGCAGGGCAAAGTGATGGACTTCGCGCGCCTCGCCGGTTTCCACCACCAGGCCCGAATGCGTGCGCAGGCCGGCCCGGATCAGATGGTGATGGACCGCCGAGGTGGCGAGCAGGGCGGGGATGGCGATATGGCCCGCATCCATGCCGCGGTCCGACAGGATCAGGATGTTGTTGCCTTCCAGCACGGCCTGTTCGGCGCGGCGGCACACGGCGTCGAGCGCCGGCTCCATGCCCGGTGCACCGGCATCGGCTGGAAAGCAGATGCTCAGGGTCTTGGTCTGGAACGCGCCCTGGGTTCGCGCCTCGATGCGACGGATCTTTTCCAGGTCGCTGTTGCTGAGGATCGGCTGGTGTACCTCGAGCCGCTTGTTGTTGCCGCCATTGTCCAGCGCCAGCAGGTTGGGGCGCGGGCCGATGTGCGACACCAGCGACATCACCAGCTCCTCGCGGATCGGGTCGATCGCCGGGTTGGTGACCTGGGCGAAACCTTGCTTGAAGTAGTCGTAAAGCATCCGCGGCCGGTTCGACAGCACGGCCAGGGCGGCGTCGGTCCCCATGGAACCCACCGGTTCCTGCCCGCTCAGGGCGATCGGCTTGAAGAAGACCTTGATGTCTTCCTGGGTGTAGCCGAAGGCCTGCTGCCGGTCGAGCAGGGTGGCGTGATCCGGCGCCATCGCGGCGACTTCGGGCGGCAGGTTCTCGACGTTGATCTGAGTCTTGTCCAGCCATTCCTGGTACGGATTGCGCCGGGCCAGTTCGTCCTTGATCTCCTGGTCCTCGATGATGCGGCCTTGCTCCAGATCGATCAGGAACATCCTGCCGGGCTGCAGGCGCCACTTCTTGACGATCTTGTGTTGCGGAACGTTGAGCACGCCCATTTCCGACCCCATGATGACGTAGTCGTCGTCGGTGATCAGATAGCGTGCCGGGCGCAAGCCGTTGCGGTCGAGTGTCGCGCCGATCTGGCGTCCGTCGGTGAAAGCCACGGCGGCGGGGCCGTCCCAGGGTTCCATCAGCGCCGAGTAATACTCGTAGAACGCGCGGCGCTTGGGGTCCATCAGCGGGTTGCCGGCCCAGGCTTCGGGAATCAGCAGCATCATGGCATGGACCAGCGAGTAGCCGCCGGTGACCAGCAGCTCCAGCGCATTGTCGAAGCAGGCCGAGTCGGACTGACCTTCGGCGATCAGCGGCCATATTTTGTCCAGGTCTTCACCCAGCAGCGCGGATTTCATGGACTGACGGCGCGCGGCCATCCAGTTGATGTTGCCGCGAATCGTGTTGATCTCGCCGTTATGGGCGATCATCCGGAACGGGTGGGCGAGGTCCCACGTCGGGAAGGTGTTGGTCGAAAAGCGCTGGTGAACCAGGGCCAGGGCCGAAACCAGGCTCTCGTCGTTCAGATCGCGGTAATAGGAACCCACCTGGTCGGCCAGCAGCATACCTTTATAAACAATCGTGCGCGACGACAGCGAGGGCAGGTAGAACATCTCGCCGCCGGCGACTTTGCCCTCGCGCACGGCGTTTTCGGCCTGCTTGCGGATGACGAACAGCTTGCGCTCGAAGGCATTCTGATCGGCGCAACCGGCGCCGCGGCCGATGAAGACCTGGCGCACTACCGGCTCGACGGCCTTGACCGTCTCGCCGATGCCGGTATTGTCCACGGGAACGTCGCGCCAGCCGAGGACCGTTTGGCCCTCGGCGGTGATATAGCGGTTCAGGATGTCCTCGCAGCGGCGCCGGTTCTCCGTGTCGCGCGGCATGAACAGCATGCCGACGCCGTAATGGCCGGGCTCGGGAAGCGTCATGCCGAGTCCGGCGCACGCCTTGCGCAGGAACGCATCGGGCAGCTGGAGCAGGATGCCGGCGCCGTCGCCCGCCAACGGATCGGCCCCCACCGCGCCGCGATGCGTGAGATTCTTCAGTATTTCCAGCCCCTGGAGAACGATGTCGTGGCTTTTCCTGCCCTTGATGTGGGCGATGAAGCCGACGCCGCAGGCGTCGTGTTCGTGGCGTGGATCGTACAAACCCTGCTTCCGGGGCAATGCATGGTGGCTCATTGGGGTTACCTCTTGAGGATCGCGCCGGGTCAACGAGCGAACGCGTCTGGAGTGGCGCCCCATCCGTTCCGATACGGGGTTCCGCCCTGAAAGGGACGGCCGCGGCTTACGCGGGTCCGGTGATCAACGAATGAGGACAAGGTCATCGCACAGGGGGCGGCGGTCCGCCCGCAAAAAATGGCTGGAAACTATATGGAATCGGGCATGCATTTGCAACACATGCCGTCCGCTATCTCTCTCGGCCGAGGGGCCTGGATGTGTCCTCCGTATTGTTCGGGAACGGTGAAAAGGGTATAGTTTGCCGTTTTTGACGGGGTATCTACCCCTTCTCCTTGCTTCATCGCCCCGGCGGGAAGCTGACTCAAACCGAAAGGAGCATTAGCGTGCGACATTATGAAATAGTGTTCATGGTCCATCCGGATCAGAGCGGACAGGTGCCGGCGATGATCGACCGGTACCGTTCCATCATCGAAGGCGCGATGGGGCGCATCCATCGCCTGGAGGACTGGGGGCGCCGTCAACTGGCCTATCCTATCGCCAAGCTGCACAAGGCGCATTACGTGTTGATGAACATCGAGTGCGATCAGGCGACTTTGGAAGAACTGGAGAGCGGTTTCCGGTTCAACGACGCGGTGCTGCGCAGTCTGACGATCAAGCGCGACGAGGCGGTAACCGAGCCGTCGGCGCTGGCAAGGTCGGGTGGGGAAGCCGAGGTCGAGCGCGCGTCGGCTGACGACAGCGAAGACGAGAAGGCAGCCGGCGTCGAGCCGAACAACGAGGCGGAAGCAGAGGCCTGAGGCCGCTGCCGATAAGCCGGAATACATATTCGCCGATCAGGTTTTGGAGTTCACCGATGGTTCGTCAATTCAAACGTAGAAGGTATTGCCGCTTTACCGCGGAAGATGTCAAGGAAATCGATTACAAGGATTTGGACATGCTGCGGGAATACATCTCGGAAACGG from Methylococcus geothermalis encodes:
- the rpsF gene encoding 30S ribosomal protein S6; translated protein: MRHYEIVFMVHPDQSGQVPAMIDRYRSIIEGAMGRIHRLEDWGRRQLAYPIAKLHKAHYVLMNIECDQATLEELESGFRFNDAVLRSLTIKRDEAVTEPSALARSGGEAEVERASADDSEDEKAAGVEPNNEAEAEA